From the bacterium genome, one window contains:
- a CDS encoding response regulator transcription factor: protein MSILIIEDEKKLVSILKRALKSERYSVEVAYDGKEGLDKAMKNNYSLILLDIMLPKKDGLAVCKELREHQIHTPIIMLTAMGSTEERVAGLDVGADDYLIKPFGLNELFARIRAVLRRRKTTDPDITKIADLEMDKKKHEVTRAGKVISLTPKEYKLLDVLLSNHGEAVNRRKLIDNAWGPEFEETNNELSVHIRYLRRKIDGNRKKPLIQTIRGTGFVLKE, encoded by the coding sequence ATGTCGATTTTAATCATTGAAGACGAAAAGAAGTTGGTGAGTATATTGAAAAGAGCGCTAAAAAGTGAACGCTATTCCGTTGAGGTGGCTTATGACGGCAAAGAAGGTTTGGATAAGGCAATGAAAAATAATTATTCTTTGATTCTTTTGGACATCATGCTTCCGAAGAAAGACGGCCTTGCTGTCTGCAAGGAGTTGAGAGAGCATCAGATTCATACACCCATTATTATGCTCACCGCGATGGGTAGCACAGAAGAACGGGTCGCCGGCCTTGATGTTGGCGCTGATGACTATCTAATAAAGCCCTTTGGCCTCAATGAACTATTCGCTCGCATTCGTGCTGTGTTGCGTCGTAGAAAAACAACTGATCCGGATATAACAAAGATTGCTGATTTAGAAATGGACAAGAAGAAGCACGAAGTTACCCGTGCCGGTAAAGTTATTTCGCTTACGCCGAAAGAGTATAAGCTTTTGGACGTACTACTTTCTAATCATGGAGAAGCAGTAAATAGACGAAAGCTTATTGATAATGCCTGGGGACCTGAATTTGAGGAGACAAATAATGAGTTGAGTGTTCATATAAGATACCTACGTAGGAAGATTGATGGAAATAGAAAGAAACCTTTAATACAAACAATACGCGGCACGGGCTTTGTTCTAAAAGAGTAG
- a CDS encoding AAA family ATPase, whose amino-acid sequence MSERKRVRLDDSKMGPEAEKILKHLTGNVVGQEHALQQVADALEIAFSDFREPRRPMGTFFLLGPSGTGKTETAEQLAKYFFNNPDALLKVECESMAQEHQTAALIGSPPGYVGFQDPEDPTGEHPLLTNWNIYKHHFEMLQEKYDGMLSERSVFSNRISEIKKKRLYLMSRHRDLQNSSNELTEQVYELGEQLGDIFVAIKQIQEDKTAAAEMFIGLNQVYREWKKLGDQNLAEAAEANRILQELIVMQGELKELEAKLEKTDKEYYENGLDWDGSGDVPKNLIGIVLFDELEKAHRNMHHLLYQIIDKGKLKQSNGVLVNFENCIIIATGNVASAEIADVINNKALGFKMNNPKTKNELGEDIYELALEKANEDLPIPLLGRFDSIEVFRPLDTTDMGKIFELQLNLLKSDIAEKGIKITIEIDPAVKDYLVQRAMKRMEWGARLLKQRVRKYVRLKVVRLLITKQLKSGDTVSVVLEDSKKMVFDSLETAA is encoded by the coding sequence ATGAGCGAGCGGAAGAGAGTTCGCCTTGATGACTCAAAAATGGGTCCCGAGGCAGAAAAAATTCTGAAGCATTTGACGGGAAATGTCGTTGGGCAGGAGCACGCGCTTCAGCAGGTTGCTGACGCTTTGGAAATTGCCTTTTCGGATTTTCGGGAGCCTCGCCGGCCGATGGGAACCTTTTTTCTTTTGGGACCTTCGGGTACCGGAAAAACGGAAACCGCCGAACAGCTGGCTAAATACTTTTTTAACAATCCCGACGCGCTGTTGAAGGTTGAGTGCGAATCGATGGCGCAAGAACATCAAACCGCGGCTTTAATCGGTTCTCCTCCGGGGTACGTAGGCTTTCAAGATCCCGAAGATCCTACCGGCGAGCATCCGTTGCTGACTAACTGGAACATCTATAAGCATCATTTCGAGATGTTGCAGGAAAAATACGACGGCATGCTTTCTGAAAGGTCTGTATTCAGCAATAGAATCAGTGAGATTAAAAAGAAGCGTTTGTACCTGATGTCGCGACATCGGGATTTGCAGAATTCTTCAAATGAGCTCACGGAACAGGTTTATGAATTGGGAGAACAGCTTGGTGACATTTTTGTTGCTATAAAGCAGATTCAAGAAGACAAGACTGCAGCAGCTGAAATGTTTATTGGTTTGAATCAGGTATACCGCGAGTGGAAAAAGCTAGGTGATCAGAATTTGGCTGAAGCCGCCGAAGCCAACAGAATTCTCCAAGAACTAATCGTGATGCAGGGTGAACTGAAAGAATTGGAAGCCAAGCTGGAAAAAACTGACAAGGAATACTATGAGAACGGATTGGATTGGGATGGCAGCGGAGACGTTCCGAAAAATTTAATAGGAATTGTGCTCTTCGATGAGTTGGAAAAAGCTCATCGCAACATGCACCATCTTCTTTATCAGATTATTGATAAGGGGAAGCTGAAGCAGAGTAATGGTGTTTTGGTTAATTTTGAGAACTGCATCATTATCGCCACTGGAAACGTAGCCAGCGCAGAGATTGCCGATGTCATCAATAACAAAGCCTTGGGATTTAAGATGAATAATCCCAAAACCAAGAACGAGCTCGGCGAAGATATTTACGAGCTTGCCCTTGAAAAGGCGAATGAAGATTTACCGATTCCGTTGTTGGGCCGATTCGACAGTATCGAAGTTTTCCGGCCGTTGGACACGACCGATATGGGCAAGATTTTTGAATTGCAGCTCAATTTGCTGAAATCGGATATTGCCGAAAAGGGAATTAAGATTACTATCGAGATTGATCCCGCCGTGAAGGACTATTTGGTTCAGCGGGCGATGAAGCGGATGGAATGGGGGGCTCGGTTGTTGAAGCAGCGGGTGCGGAAATACGTCCGCCTGAAGGTAGTCAGGCTGTTGATTACTAAGCAGCTGAAGTCGGGAGACACCGTGTCGGTTGTTCTGGAAGACAGCAAAAAAATGGTTTTCGACAGTTTGGAAACCGCAGCCTAA